The following are encoded together in the Populus trichocarpa isolate Nisqually-1 chromosome 5, P.trichocarpa_v4.1, whole genome shotgun sequence genome:
- the LOC18098488 gene encoding ATP-citrate synthase alpha chain protein 2, with the protein MARKKIREYDSKRLLKEHLKRLSGIDLQICSAQVTEGTDFTELTNKEPWLSSTKLVVKPDMLFGKRGKSGLVALNLDLAQVAEFVKARLGAEVEMGGCKAPITTFIVEPFVPHDQEFYISIVSERLGSTISFSECGGIEIEENWDKVKTIFLPTEKPMTLEACAPLIATLPLEIRGKIGDFIIGVFSVFQDLDFSFLEMNPFTLVNGEPYPLDMRGELDDTAAFKNFKKWGNVEFPLPFGRVLSSTESFIHSLDEKTSSSLKFTVLNPKGRIWTMVAGGGASVIYADTVGDLGYASELGNYAEYSGAPNEDEVLQYARVVIDCATSDPDGRKRALLIGGGIANFTDVAATFNGIIRALREKESKLKAARMHIYVRRGGPNYQTGLAKMRTLGEELGVPLEVYGPEATMTGICKQAIDCIMSTA; encoded by the exons ATGGCTAGAAAGAAGATAAGAGAGTATGATTCTAAGAGACTTTTGAAAGAGCACTTGAAACGTCTCTCTGGTATTGATCTTCAAATCTGCTCTGCTCAG GTGACAGAAGGTACAGATTTCACTGAGTTAACAAATAAAGAGCCATGGCTTTCATCTACAAAATTGGTTGTGAAGCCTGACATGCTATTTGGGAAGCGTGGGAAGAGTGGTTTGGTTGCTTTGAATTTAGATCTAGCTCAAGTTGCTGAATTTGTGAAAGCACGCCTTGGTGCTGAG gttgagatgggtGGCTGTAAGGCACCAATAACTACCTTCATTGTTGAACCATTTGTTCCACATGACCAAGAGTTTTACATCTCAATTGTCTCTGAAAGACTCGGCAGCACTATTAGCTTCTCAGAATGTGGGGGTATTGAAATTGAGGAGAACTGGGATAAG GTTAAAACCATTTTCCTCCCAACTGAAAAACCAATGACACTGGAAGCATGTGCTCCATTGATTGCTACACTTCCTTTGGAG ATTCGAGGAAAAATCGGTGATTTCATCATCGGTGTCTTTTCTGTATTTCAAG ATCTGGACTTCAGTTTTCTAGAAATGAATCCATTTACACTGGTGAATGGGGAACCATATCCACTGGATATGAGAGGAGAATTGGACGACACTGCTGCTTTCAAGAACTTCAAGAA ATGGGGTAATGTAGAGTTTCCTCTGCCTTTTGGAAGAGTTCTGAGTTCTACCGAAAGCTTCATTCATTCTCTGGATGAAAAG ACAAGTTCATCTTTGAAATTCACTGTTTTGAATCCAAAGGGACGTATCTGGACAATGGTTGCTGGAGGTGGTGCCAGTGTTATATATGCTGATACT GTTGGAGATTTGGGTTATGCATCAGAGCTTGGCAACTATGCAGAGTATAGTGGAGCTCCAAATGAGGACGAGGTCTTGCAATATGCAAGAGTTGTCATTGAT TGTGCCACTTCTGACCCTGATGGTCGCAAAAGAGCCCTTCTTATTGGAGGAGGCATCGCTAACTTCACCGATGTTGCTGCTACTTTCAATGGTATTATAAGAGCACTGAGAGAGAAG GAATCCAAGTTAAAGGCTGCAAGAATGCACATCTATGTTCGAAGAGGTGGTCCAAACTATCAGACTGGTTTGGCCAAGATGCGCACTCTAGGAGAGGAACTGGGAGTACCTCTTGAG gTTTATGGGCCAGAGGCCACAATGACAGGCATCTGCAAGCAAGCCATTGATTGCATCATGTCTACGGCATAG